atggagaatcacaatacattagtaagtgtcttgtattaacattGTCTAGatgataaatggcatttgctgaagtgagacaagccctttaaggaggAGGTGCATGATATTGACTGTGAAGATTAGGTGTGTCTAAGACTGGGCTTCACAGCACATTTGTCTGGAGTCGGAGAGGTTCAGGTACCCAGGCATGTTTTACAGGAAGATTGCAGTTCTATAGGTGTAAACCCCTGAGCTGGGCATTGTAGTGCCCCATTTTGATGAGAGAAGGGAGATTGAGATTGACAGAAACATGGGCACCCCAGTGGCTGGAACAGAGAGAGAAAGTGCAGAAACACTGGAAGACGGACTCAGAGAGAGAACACTTAGGCCTGTTTATCATGTTTACAGCCTCAAGAACTACGAACCCTGTAAGACATTTAGGATCTGCCAGTCCGTGCATAATCTGAATGGTGACTACTGCTGTGAGCATATGTATGTCCCCCTTTGCCATAGTTACCAATTGTCCCGAATTTGGCGGGACTGTTCccaattttcagagacagtcacgGCAAAGTTGTGCTGTCCTGATATGAAAATGGACAGGCTATCACAAACCCAGTCTGTCAGTGGGTTTTCTCGGACGGGTTTAGGGTGTTCCCAGGGGTGGGGCCTACATGTCCCAATTTTACCAACTGAAACGTTGGTAAGTATGCCTTTCCACCATGACCTATAGCAAAGAAGTGATTATTGTTACACAAAAACTGTCCTCCTCATTGTGGACTGTGGTGTGCTCCTCTCTTCCCTCTGCTCCATCCGCAGGGAGCGCTGGGGAGGACCGTAGTCACGTGAGGACTAGGACCATCATGGAGCCTCTGCTACCACTCCCGTCCTCTCCTCGGCTGGGCTCGCTGCATGTACAGTACCTGAGGGGAATGAGACCATGAGGCCTGCTGATGACGTGAAGAGAGCAGAATCTGGAGCAATGCAAACAATGGAAAAACAAAACATCAAATAGAAGTTTCTTTATTGCATAAGCATAGGCGTCCATGATACAAATATAAATGGCTGATATATGTGCCCTCGGTAAGCGAGAGGCCGTGCATAGTATAAGCTGCTCAAGCCATGTCGTTGGTCTCAGCAGAGCGTCAAGGACccgatcaaaacctggagacacacAGAGACATCAGGACCAAGAAGCCGGCAAGGAGCAGGGACATCTTAGTGGTAATGGCGGAGTTGCAGAGATCTGTATCACAGCAGTGTGTTTTAAACTCAACACCCGGGGGTACAATAGGAGGTTTCACGTTACACAAATCCCGTGACGAACAACCTTTTAAAACACGGTTAACATCACCTGAAACAGAGAAACACATTGCTGTATGAGGAACTAGTTCATGGCATTTATACAACATATTCCATCTATTCCAGAACCAGAATGCCACCTAGAAATTCACAAAGCTTCAAATCCCCTGCATGGATAAGTGCCATCTAGTGGCGGTAATAGATAGCCAGTATGTTAATTTTTAACTCAGGGGTGAGGAATTTATGAAGACAGTCTTGATCTACAGTATTTTGCCCTGGAGTGAGAGGCGCCTACTTGAGGTGCAAGTCCCttattaaattaaaggggttgtcccaagaaaAATATTCCACGTTATACAAATCAGCATCTGAATTCTTTTCTAATTGCACGTAATCAAAAATGTAGTACAGTCGCTAAGTTATTCAATATCTTTATAGAGCCACCTGCTATTTGTTTTttcccttatttctctgtccacctttgtaacattgctgaggtggtcgcacatgctcagttccatcctgtaATTGACAccagccttaaccccttaaggacttagccctatttcaccttaaggacttggccattttttgcaaatctgaccagtgtcactttaagtgctgataactttaaaacgctttgacttacccaggccattctgagattgttttttcgtcacataatgtacttcatgacactgctaaaattgggtcaaattttttttgcataaaaaaataccatatttaccaaaaatttggaaaaattagcaaatttcaaagtttcagtttctctacttttgtaatacatagtaataccccccaaaattgtgatgactttacattccccatatgtctacttcatgtttgtagcattttgggaatgatattttattttttggggatgttacaaggcttagaagttttgaaatttttcagaaatcttcaaaatccttttatggaccagttcaggtttgaagtcactttgtgaggcttacataatagaaaccacccaaaaatgacacaagaccgtggattgtggacagcataaggacatccctcttgtccttatacctgaccagcaacaggcttccactggtaagggcacgggtctcacccctggggataggtacctggagggggtaggcagggaggccacgttgatttttccgcacggtcccacaagcgaacatggatctggcggcaagggacctgaacaagggaatgctggtataaaagttatccacgtaaaggtggtaacccttatccagcagtgggtacataaggtcccacacgagtttcccgctaacacccagagtggggggacagtcgggggttgaatccgggaatctcgccccttatacacacaaaatttgtaagtgtaccctgaggtactctcacaaattttgtatagcttcacgccatacctcgcccgctttgtgggaatgtattggcggaaactgagtctccccttgaacgcaacgagagactcatcaaccgcaacctcccttccagtTACGTAGGCCTtctcaaatttggccccgaagtgatcgatgaccggccgtatcttatacagacggtcatgggcaggatcacctcggagggacatgctgcattatcggaatcatgcaggcatttccggatggcctcaaaccggggacgtgtcatgaccatactgtacagtggggtctggtagaggacgtccccactccagtattgcctgacactgggtttttgcactagacccatatgtagcacgaggccccaaaatgtcctcatctcggctgcactgaccggcgtccgaccaccgggtctagccaaaaatgagcccgggttttgagcgacgaactgttgggcgtacagattcgtctgctcacccatcagattcaccagtgggttactggaaaaaaaactaaaaaagtcaatttcagtaaaccccactgtgggaatctggattcctggattgccagcaaaatccggaatctcgggctcaaagtccactggggtacaccagctaagttcatcagcagggggctccggtgggcttatttggtgggccaggaaaccagtacgaaccccaggacggctcgtactagggtgggccacaggatccctagcacgtggggcccctggctccgcctggcggcgtctccgccgccctaggggctcatcgtcatcagatgatgatgaggaggatgcggatgacaaaaggaacgtggggtcatcctcatcctcactggggctctcagagtcggaggcaatctgggcgtatgcctcctcggccgagaacatccggcgggccatgggtatgtgtgtgcgtctgtatgtgcgtgtgtggaaacctttattctatgtgcgtgtatgtgggggcaacgggtgttcgcgtactaaaaagtccaggcaaaaaaaaaaaagttcaaacttgctgatcagcggtacaacgctgatcagcggtggagcggtggggcgggcgatgctctaacagtggacggacgctaaagagtgccggccagtcagcgcacgcataaaaaaaataaaaaaagtagtggtaagggggctggtggtggggggggcaagtggcagggggggtctggggtctgaaagatggaacaaagaaagtttggataagtttttttttaactaacttttcc
This region of Bufo bufo unplaced genomic scaffold, aBufBuf1.1, whole genome shotgun sequence genomic DNA includes:
- the LOC120984169 gene encoding lymphocyte antigen 6C1-like → MEITHLLSLSVIILLSIQTVNCLQCSTCNDGKCESYKTVTCPEISGAECQSVSFKIGDVNRVLKGCSSRDLCNVKPPIVPPGVEFKTHCCDTDLCNSAITTKMSLLLAGFLVLMSLCVSRF